A stretch of Imperialibacter roseus DNA encodes these proteins:
- a CDS encoding OmpA family protein, whose translation MLRDAEKIFYQENFVLAREKYKEILEIDPKQTKAKYHYLISHFLTDGRGKPIDELLELDDIQGKKDKFFSYWLGRIYFGNYDAQHAIKHFQIFLDLRAKKSEEIVDETKRFFTDAEWLLKYLRNPDDFEIRLVPGVNSEQNDLSPVFFSGNDELLFFSSRSREGRDDVFRVYHTKFGESSWEKPTQVPILGDFEYENANLEVVNEDGKLFVFDRKKGGRLFYSEQKDGQWTVPAEFDATLSNAHVHSHFFINPKEDRVIFASNDGKKGKDFDLFESRKDPETAKWSEPTLLPGSVNSTFDELSPYLSVDGNTLYFSSDRIGFVGGYDVFSSTFDETTKAWGAPVNMGFPINSPDNELNFKMKVDGEEGYFSSDRIHGMGAFDIYYFWAIEKVNIKGVITDGATGMPCVDCQIKFHPSSYYDESFTSFTGESGAYGNEIIADEIFVVEIFDADENMIYNNSLQIKATGGLATTLTRNFVIGGEQTEEMFTLSNIDVKMPEQADTDYLIASKEKAVVALINEGGAGNSGSGSTGTSATAAAGSDTQAHSHKYKEAIRKLVRPNVYFENTKVYFSSDYQPLLDEVLSLMRKDESLVIEVAGHTDNFGGEKINMVISQNRAESIKKHLVGRGIAANRIVAKGYGETKPMASNDQELEGRELNRRVEFLVIAEGN comes from the coding sequence ATGCTTCGTGATGCGGAAAAGATTTTTTATCAGGAAAACTTCGTTTTGGCTCGGGAAAAATACAAAGAGATACTAGAAATAGACCCTAAACAAACCAAAGCAAAGTACCACTATCTTATTAGTCACTTCCTTACCGATGGCAGAGGCAAGCCGATAGATGAATTATTAGAATTGGACGATATTCAGGGGAAAAAAGACAAATTCTTCTCTTACTGGCTTGGTAGAATTTACTTTGGCAATTATGACGCCCAGCATGCTATCAAACACTTCCAAATTTTCTTAGATCTGAGAGCAAAGAAGAGTGAGGAGATAGTCGACGAAACCAAGCGGTTTTTTACTGATGCGGAATGGCTGCTGAAATACCTGAGGAATCCTGATGATTTCGAGATTAGGCTTGTTCCCGGTGTCAACTCCGAGCAAAACGACCTTTCTCCGGTATTTTTTAGTGGCAACGATGAATTGCTGTTTTTTTCCTCACGCTCCAGAGAAGGTAGAGATGATGTATTCAGGGTGTATCATACTAAGTTTGGAGAGTCTAGCTGGGAAAAGCCAACGCAGGTTCCGATACTGGGAGACTTTGAGTATGAAAATGCCAACCTGGAAGTGGTGAATGAAGACGGAAAGCTGTTTGTTTTTGACCGAAAAAAGGGGGGGCGCCTCTTTTATAGTGAGCAAAAGGACGGTCAGTGGACAGTCCCAGCCGAGTTTGATGCCACGTTGTCTAACGCCCATGTCCATTCTCATTTTTTCATCAACCCCAAAGAGGATCGGGTAATATTTGCTTCCAACGATGGAAAGAAAGGCAAGGATTTTGACCTTTTTGAGTCAAGAAAAGATCCGGAAACAGCGAAATGGAGTGAGCCGACGCTATTGCCTGGTAGTGTAAACTCCACTTTTGATGAGCTTAGCCCTTATTTGAGTGTCGACGGAAATACCTTGTATTTCAGCTCAGATCGGATTGGGTTTGTTGGAGGGTACGATGTATTTAGTTCAACATTTGACGAAACCACGAAGGCGTGGGGTGCACCAGTGAATATGGGGTTTCCCATTAACTCCCCCGATAATGAGCTCAACTTTAAAATGAAGGTGGATGGCGAGGAGGGGTATTTTTCGTCGGATCGCATACACGGTATGGGGGCTTTCGATATCTATTACTTCTGGGCCATTGAGAAGGTCAACATAAAGGGTGTGATTACTGACGGGGCCACAGGTATGCCGTGCGTCGACTGCCAGATCAAGTTTCACCCTTCGAGCTATTACGATGAGTCGTTCACCAGTTTTACGGGGGAGTCTGGCGCCTACGGGAACGAGATTATTGCTGACGAGATTTTCGTAGTTGAGATTTTTGATGCCGACGAAAATATGATTTATAACAATAGCCTCCAGATAAAGGCGACGGGTGGTTTGGCGACCACACTTACCAGGAATTTTGTTATCGGGGGAGAGCAAACAGAGGAGATGTTCACCCTGAGCAACATCGACGTGAAAATGCCTGAGCAGGCCGATACGGACTACCTTATTGCCAGTAAGGAAAAGGCAGTTGTGGCGCTGATTAATGAGGGTGGAGCTGGAAACTCAGGTAGTGGCAGCACAGGAACAAGCGCTACCGCCGCCGCTGGTAGCGACACTCAGGCTCATAGCCACAAATACAAAGAAGCTATCCGCAAGCTGGTAAGACCAAATGTTTATTTTGAAAACACCAAAGTCTATTTCTCTTCTGACTACCAGCCGCTGTTGGATGAGGTGTTGTCTTTAATGCGAAAAGATGAAAGTCTGGTAATTGAGGTGGCTGGTCACACTGATAATTTTGGCGGAGAGAAGATCAATATGGTTATTTCGCAAAACAGGGCGGAGTCAATCAAGAAGCATCTTGTAGGAAGGGGCATTGCTGCCAACCGGATCGTAGCCAAGGGAT
- a CDS encoding response regulator, producing the protein MKSKLLIIDDNEMMRSFLKHILGSSFEAEVVSSGEEALEVLHDKARTPQLILADFDLDGMNGYELLVYLKSSAVYKHLPVVILSGKGNSNNRINCLKAGASDFITKPFNPVELQVKIEGILASHQVQQTA; encoded by the coding sequence ATGAAAAGTAAACTTTTGATTATCGACGACAACGAAATGATGCGGAGCTTCCTTAAGCATATCCTTGGAAGCTCATTTGAAGCAGAAGTAGTAAGTAGCGGCGAGGAAGCCCTGGAAGTGTTACACGACAAAGCAAGAACGCCTCAACTCATACTTGCCGACTTCGATTTAGACGGCATGAATGGCTACGAGCTTTTAGTCTACCTCAAGTCTTCGGCTGTGTACAAACATCTTCCGGTGGTCATCCTTTCGGGCAAAGGCAATAGCAATAACAGAATCAACTGTCTGAAAGCTGGTGCTTCTGACTTTATCACCAAACCTTTCAATCCCGTGGAACTACAGGTGAAAATCGAAGGTATTCTTGCCTCCCATCAGGTTCAACAAACAGCCTAA
- a CDS encoding sugar transferase: MKIAAIGKRLLPVTEELTANGVSVSWHPSIEGTQAHNLVFIEAEPDIHQQLRDLVKEQAEKNYYKKVVLVDFDNIAIPAAMQLPPFIVDVVQYSKNKETFVGIVKTLIHFTSEKKADKKNVATFKMPLSKRLFDIVVSSMIILMISPILILVAILIKLESKGPIVYQSPRVGTGYKIFPFYKFRSMRPDADKLLENMKHLNHYAQEDEVVEDPTTKIDGVDQSIAFDDENVLIGDDYWVEEPKFAAFKQKEEKNSFVKINNDPRITRVGKIIRNSSIDELPQLFNVLLGHMSIVGNRPLPLYEAEKLTSDDWSKRFMAPAGITGLWQVTERGKKATSEDSRKRLDIEYAENYSLWMDIKILVKTPLAAFQHENV, from the coding sequence ATGAAAATTGCAGCTATAGGAAAAAGACTTTTACCCGTTACCGAGGAGCTTACCGCCAATGGAGTCTCTGTGTCGTGGCACCCATCCATTGAGGGCACGCAGGCTCATAACCTTGTCTTCATTGAGGCGGAGCCGGATATTCACCAGCAGTTGAGAGACCTCGTAAAGGAGCAAGCCGAAAAAAATTACTACAAGAAAGTGGTGCTTGTCGACTTCGACAACATCGCTATCCCGGCAGCCATGCAGCTACCTCCATTTATTGTCGATGTAGTTCAGTACTCAAAAAATAAAGAAACCTTTGTTGGGATTGTCAAGACCCTGATACATTTCACTTCGGAAAAAAAAGCTGACAAGAAAAATGTCGCCACTTTCAAAATGCCTCTGTCTAAGCGGCTATTTGACATCGTGGTGTCTTCGATGATCATTCTCATGATCAGCCCCATCCTTATTCTGGTGGCCATTCTCATTAAGCTGGAATCCAAAGGACCGATTGTCTATCAATCGCCCAGAGTAGGCACAGGCTACAAAATATTCCCCTTTTACAAGTTTCGCTCCATGAGGCCCGATGCTGACAAGCTGCTGGAAAACATGAAGCACTTGAATCACTACGCTCAGGAAGATGAAGTCGTAGAAGATCCTACAACAAAAATTGACGGTGTTGATCAAAGTATCGCCTTTGACGACGAGAACGTTTTGATTGGCGATGACTACTGGGTAGAAGAGCCCAAGTTCGCTGCTTTTAAGCAGAAAGAAGAGAAAAACTCTTTTGTTAAAATCAATAACGACCCCAGAATTACCCGGGTTGGCAAAATCATCCGGAACTCAAGCATAGACGAATTGCCACAGCTTTTCAATGTACTGCTGGGGCATATGTCAATCGTTGGCAACCGCCCCCTCCCCTTGTATGAAGCCGAAAAACTTACCTCCGACGACTGGTCAAAGCGCTTCATGGCTCCAGCCGGCATCACAGGCCTTTGGCAAGTAACCGAAAGAGGTAAAAAAGCCACATCGGAAGACAGCCGCAAACGCCTCGACATAGAGTATGCCGAAAACTATTCTCTGTGGATGGACATCAAAATTTTAGTAAAAACGCCTCTTGCAGCCTTCCAGCACGAGAACGTATAA
- a CDS encoding LruC domain-containing protein, whose product MKIRSLDVITFLFGAILLTGCIKEFDSGPGNQQANSYDLDFSNVTTKAIGIKLTDEAGTPHKGVKITLWDKSPLQNGVIILKGFTDQTGNFETEYSMPNTFTEVVMELSYLGLPNFLVIPVESFNSQVLIAGFDHTFDYLSDELIPNQSVQDGTMVDNSAGRMAAATITALGNYNSSGRPDYLLQRDKISSQLLEFVNASLPETKPVPTFHPAYLADGTETNLNIVQDADVWMTFVTEGAGYLNTLGFYTYPTGNPPSVPSDIETLYIGFPNASLHGSGGPLKSGDKIHLGTFDSGTSIGFALIANGFDASTSKVKETASRYYSHSHLNPEADTSLKQHTVTLYDEENELFVIGFEDLNRATGSDDDFNDAVFYITSNPITAISTENIKPIDKPGDDDGDGVSNVYDEFPNDPAYAYKYDYPSSDAYGTFTFEDRWPGYGDYDFNDFVVEYRFTQFADANNKITNLKSEFVIKAIGASYQNGFGFSTKLAPSLVATVTGSELHGSVVTLNANGTEQGQSKATIIVSDKVHGGFPTSGIINTIQANSFVAPDTIRNVVAFTRHVTFAELGSAPYNPFLFINQERGREIHMPGYEPTDLADHSYFGTENDNSDPSRGIYYRSKEELPWAMNLPMSFDYPAEGGDVREGYLNLNQWAKSSGFSYMDWYMDKPGYRNTNKLYKKK is encoded by the coding sequence ATGAAAATTAGAAGTCTCGACGTGATCACCTTTCTGTTTGGTGCAATCTTGTTGACGGGTTGTATCAAAGAGTTTGACAGTGGCCCAGGTAACCAACAGGCGAATTCCTACGATCTGGACTTTTCGAATGTAACCACAAAGGCCATCGGCATCAAACTGACAGATGAGGCAGGCACTCCGCACAAAGGAGTTAAAATCACCCTTTGGGACAAATCACCTCTCCAAAATGGTGTAATCATTTTGAAAGGTTTTACGGACCAAACAGGCAATTTCGAAACTGAGTACAGCATGCCCAACACTTTCACCGAAGTGGTCATGGAGCTTTCTTACCTCGGTTTGCCTAACTTTCTGGTGATTCCCGTCGAAAGCTTTAACTCACAGGTGTTAATAGCCGGTTTTGATCATACGTTTGACTACCTGTCGGACGAGCTTATACCTAACCAAAGCGTGCAGGATGGCACCATGGTGGATAATTCTGCAGGAAGAATGGCTGCAGCCACCATCACCGCACTCGGTAACTACAACAGCAGCGGAAGGCCCGACTATCTTTTACAGCGTGACAAAATTAGCTCACAATTGTTGGAGTTTGTGAATGCGTCACTGCCTGAAACAAAGCCGGTGCCTACGTTCCACCCGGCCTACCTGGCTGACGGAACAGAAACTAATCTTAACATCGTGCAGGATGCGGATGTTTGGATGACGTTCGTTACTGAGGGTGCAGGCTACCTCAACACGCTCGGGTTCTACACCTATCCGACTGGCAATCCTCCCTCAGTGCCAAGTGATATCGAAACACTTTACATCGGCTTTCCAAATGCCTCTCTTCATGGATCAGGTGGGCCATTGAAATCTGGCGACAAAATTCACCTGGGTACATTTGATTCAGGAACGTCCATTGGGTTTGCGCTGATAGCCAACGGATTCGATGCCTCAACCTCTAAAGTAAAAGAAACTGCCAGCAGGTACTACTCACATAGCCACCTCAACCCCGAAGCTGATACTTCGTTGAAACAACACACAGTCACGCTTTATGATGAGGAAAATGAACTTTTTGTCATTGGTTTTGAAGACTTGAATAGAGCAACCGGAAGTGACGATGACTTCAACGACGCTGTTTTCTACATCACCTCAAATCCAATAACAGCCATCAGCACTGAAAACATTAAGCCAATTGACAAGCCCGGAGACGATGATGGAGACGGTGTCAGCAACGTTTATGATGAGTTTCCCAATGACCCGGCTTATGCCTATAAATATGACTATCCTTCATCGGATGCATACGGCACTTTTACCTTCGAAGACAGATGGCCTGGCTATGGCGACTATGACTTCAACGATTTCGTAGTGGAATATCGGTTCACACAATTCGCAGATGCCAATAACAAAATCACCAACCTGAAATCAGAATTCGTGATCAAAGCAATTGGCGCAAGCTATCAGAATGGATTTGGGTTTTCAACCAAACTTGCACCCAGCCTGGTTGCAACCGTAACTGGCAGCGAATTACACGGCTCGGTTGTTACTCTAAATGCTAACGGCACCGAGCAGGGACAATCAAAAGCTACAATTATTGTATCCGACAAGGTTCATGGTGGTTTTCCAACTTCGGGTATCATCAATACCATACAAGCCAACAGCTTTGTGGCTCCCGACACCATCCGAAACGTGGTCGCCTTTACAAGACATGTGACCTTTGCAGAGCTAGGTTCGGCTCCCTACAATCCATTCTTATTCATCAATCAGGAGAGAGGACGGGAGATACACATGCCAGGCTATGAACCAACTGATCTCGCTGATCATAGCTATTTTGGAACCGAAAACGATAATTCAGATCCTTCCAGAGGCATCTACTACAGGTCAAAAGAAGAGCTTCCATGGGCGATGAACCTTCCCATGTCCTTCGACTACCCTGCAGAGGGCGGAGATGTAAGAGAGGGCTACCTAAACCTCAATCAGTGGGCTAAAAGCTCAGGCTTCAGCTATATGGACTGGTATATGGACAAACCTGGCTACAGAAACACCAACAAGCTTTACAAAAAGAAGTAA
- a CDS encoding TolC family protein: protein MRLFIFICLLSPMTVFARQEIDVAKEIELVEVLLSNEAAIDSLVELALVNSYYLKSFDSELAQQYENVKQEKNKWLSTFRMGINFFSLNTSLDGQNQSVTTAGLLPNLGITLGIDPEKFINRRSYIREAEYNIVRAENSLKNQRKAVRTQVVDIFYTYLEALGIAQLRISANQTQSEQVTLVTERFRKGEAGMEEVLLTQNGMNLTQEAVLKAELSVRKIRRQISIMISDTEAASATSEQ, encoded by the coding sequence ATGCGCTTATTCATCTTTATATGTTTACTCTCACCCATGACGGTCTTCGCCCGGCAGGAGATAGACGTGGCGAAGGAAATCGAACTGGTTGAGGTGCTTCTTTCCAACGAAGCAGCCATCGATAGTTTGGTCGAACTGGCACTTGTCAACTCCTACTACTTGAAAAGCTTCGACTCCGAGCTTGCCCAGCAGTACGAAAATGTGAAGCAGGAGAAAAACAAGTGGCTCTCTACCTTCAGAATGGGCATTAACTTCTTTTCACTCAACACTTCTCTGGACGGTCAAAACCAATCGGTGACAACAGCTGGCTTGCTCCCCAACCTGGGTATTACCCTGGGCATCGACCCTGAAAAATTCATCAACCGCCGGAGCTATATCAGAGAAGCAGAGTACAATATTGTACGAGCCGAAAATTCTTTAAAAAACCAACGCAAGGCAGTCCGAACGCAGGTAGTGGACATATTCTACACCTATCTTGAGGCGCTTGGGATTGCACAGCTAAGGATATCCGCCAATCAAACACAAAGCGAGCAGGTAACACTGGTCACCGAACGTTTCAGAAAAGGCGAAGCAGGCATGGAAGAAGTGCTGCTAACTCAGAACGGAATGAACCTGACCCAGGAGGCTGTGCTGAAAGCCGAACTCTCAGTCAGGAAAATCAGAAGACAAATTTCGATCATGATCTCAGACACTGAAGCTGCGTCTGCCACTTCAGAGCAATAA
- a CDS encoding nucleotide-binding protein yields MDQLIAILRTLMKHWLKLVLVPGLTMALIIYMTANGQKTYKTEAKLYLNLQESKSTSLTDEDMKQYQIHTVFQNIVELLKSKKPIERVRIKAVRKGLEGGNIFSVGNENLVANKEEVLKRLDEIEHNNEQLRPKQFPDTLIASYLDFHQLQIERLKDIVMSYRIMDSNFMKFELSEHIPEKTQIIANLFIEALIDENREIAKNKIKSHKDLIEGLVKQAKADLDAKIKKLENFKVENSIINLGEHTKAIVVYLVQLEGTRANLMAKVSSSAKGKSEVLSTVAAGNALSLDLTTNAEIVQLKEDLKRLNREVLTTSLEENNAGALAQVKNNVETTRKAINAKLIELTGKSPYDPSRIQLELASKYLNYDLEAETNADVVGIIDAEIQRVTNYSRKFAPFESTIVALEQEISTAQNVYLVLLNKLNLTQTMESGSGENMIEVIDPPSLPTKPEPSKRPVIVAAGGIAVFVLMAAVFIIIQLLDASIISVEKFERSSSLPVIGALPRITDKEKDKKLGKALQLIHQQQILQLLQLIMSKCFDDEGILMLTSSQAGEGKHYIAMELQSLLEGSGKKVAFVDADWMNENTYESLIDFKPLVENNGLIKNRTKIVESLDKMKTENDLVVLITSPINISAEAGFWMELSKHVLYVFGANRIMTKVDQRVEKMLLESRLQFLGTLLNRVDIENMEDYLGEIPKKRTFIRRITKKLITRDF; encoded by the coding sequence ATGGACCAACTAATAGCAATACTCAGAACATTAATGAAGCACTGGCTTAAGCTTGTGCTCGTGCCTGGGCTAACTATGGCGTTGATCATCTACATGACGGCCAATGGCCAAAAGACCTACAAGACAGAAGCAAAACTGTACCTCAATCTGCAGGAAAGCAAAAGCACTAGTCTGACGGATGAGGACATGAAGCAATACCAGATCCACACGGTATTCCAAAACATTGTGGAGCTGCTGAAATCGAAAAAACCTATAGAAAGGGTAAGGATCAAAGCAGTAAGAAAAGGTCTTGAAGGCGGAAACATTTTTTCCGTTGGGAATGAAAACCTTGTTGCTAACAAAGAGGAAGTACTGAAACGCCTCGATGAAATCGAGCATAACAATGAGCAACTTCGTCCGAAGCAGTTTCCTGACACGCTCATAGCCAGCTACCTTGACTTCCATCAACTACAGATTGAAAGACTGAAGGATATTGTGATGTCGTACCGCATCATGGACAGTAACTTCATGAAGTTTGAGCTCTCAGAGCACATACCTGAAAAGACGCAAATAATAGCTAACCTGTTTATTGAGGCCCTTATCGACGAAAACCGTGAGATTGCCAAAAACAAAATCAAAAGTCATAAAGACTTGATTGAAGGGCTGGTAAAGCAGGCGAAAGCGGACCTGGATGCGAAAATCAAAAAGCTGGAAAACTTCAAAGTAGAAAACAGCATCATCAACCTTGGCGAGCATACCAAGGCCATAGTGGTGTATCTGGTGCAGTTGGAAGGTACCCGGGCCAACCTGATGGCCAAGGTTAGCTCCTCAGCGAAAGGTAAGTCAGAAGTACTGAGCACTGTGGCCGCAGGTAACGCCCTATCGCTTGACCTGACTACCAACGCCGAAATTGTGCAGCTTAAGGAAGATCTGAAGAGGCTGAACCGTGAGGTGCTTACCACCAGTCTGGAAGAAAACAATGCTGGAGCCCTGGCGCAGGTGAAAAACAATGTGGAAACTACAAGAAAGGCCATTAATGCGAAACTCATAGAGTTGACTGGTAAGAGCCCCTACGACCCAAGCAGGATACAGCTGGAGCTGGCCAGCAAGTACCTCAATTATGACCTGGAAGCAGAAACCAATGCTGATGTGGTGGGCATCATAGACGCTGAAATACAGCGGGTTACTAACTATTCGAGGAAATTTGCCCCGTTCGAATCCACAATAGTAGCTCTTGAGCAAGAAATCAGTACAGCACAAAATGTGTACCTGGTATTGCTCAACAAGCTTAACCTGACGCAAACCATGGAGTCTGGCTCTGGTGAGAACATGATAGAGGTGATTGACCCTCCGTCTCTTCCCACTAAGCCGGAGCCTTCAAAAAGGCCTGTAATAGTAGCCGCTGGCGGCATAGCTGTTTTCGTGCTGATGGCAGCTGTGTTTATCATCATTCAGTTGCTTGATGCATCCATCATCAGCGTCGAGAAATTTGAGAGGAGTTCATCATTGCCCGTCATTGGTGCCCTCCCAAGAATAACAGACAAAGAAAAAGACAAAAAGCTCGGCAAAGCGCTTCAGCTCATTCATCAGCAACAAATCCTTCAGTTGTTGCAGTTGATCATGAGCAAATGTTTCGACGATGAGGGCATACTGATGCTAACCTCCAGCCAGGCAGGTGAAGGCAAGCACTACATCGCAATGGAACTTCAATCGCTACTGGAAGGATCTGGGAAAAAGGTGGCTTTTGTTGACGCCGACTGGATGAACGAAAACACCTATGAGTCTCTCATTGATTTCAAGCCCTTAGTAGAGAACAATGGTTTGATAAAAAACAGAACCAAAATTGTAGAGTCGCTAGATAAGATGAAAACCGAAAACGACCTTGTTGTGCTGATCACCTCCCCTATCAACATCAGTGCCGAGGCGGGATTCTGGATGGAGCTATCCAAGCATGTCCTCTACGTGTTCGGCGCTAACCGCATTATGACAAAGGTCGACCAGAGAGTAGAAAAAATGCTTCTTGAATCGAGGTTGCAGTTCCTGGGCACACTGCTCAACAGGGTAGACATCGAAAACATGGAAGACTACCTGGGTGAAATACCCAAGAAAAGAACCTTCATAAGAAGGATCACGAAGAAATTAATTACAAGAGACTTTTAG
- a CDS encoding glycosyltransferase, giving the protein MQLIMYPIALFLLFYSLYWLALIVLGYANPKASEENKNQSNPHLLLVLPAYKPGPIFREVLNSIETAIRARKNIHVYVLLQEADSGYADFVKSKGFFVEEVVFGHLGGNSYQHALRHITHTIQRECNKGTWCPEFLMLVDKDNLLDKDYFNNIPESIYDSYDIIQGKRSSLSVNNSVAFFDNTTEALNDTMFRKAKQNMGLMIEISGSGALIEAELFSEAINSLDPRAPGFDKNFMVQLLSHKRDVRTIYWPSSELYEEKTSAIEAHNPQRLRWFGEQYYNALYHGKTLLKAAINYRRMAAFDYIITLWRPPRSVQVVIAPMAAALEIGWYAYFGSWPLYLPLFTASVIILGLAVALFLISQQALGTALKHGLQLPKLAFNNIFNAAKSIKKENQGKFIHTTHKL; this is encoded by the coding sequence ATGCAGCTTATAATGTACCCAATCGCCCTTTTCCTCCTCTTTTACAGTCTTTACTGGCTGGCCCTCATCGTATTGGGCTATGCCAATCCAAAGGCATCGGAGGAAAATAAAAACCAGAGCAATCCACACCTGCTGCTTGTGCTACCGGCCTACAAACCTGGCCCCATTTTCAGGGAAGTACTTAACTCCATTGAAACAGCTATCAGGGCAAGAAAGAACATCCACGTTTATGTATTGCTCCAGGAAGCTGACAGCGGCTACGCCGATTTTGTAAAATCAAAAGGTTTTTTTGTCGAGGAGGTTGTCTTTGGGCACCTGGGAGGCAATTCCTATCAACATGCGCTGCGACACATTACCCACACTATTCAGCGTGAATGCAACAAAGGTACCTGGTGCCCTGAATTTCTTATGCTGGTGGACAAAGACAACCTGCTCGACAAAGATTATTTCAACAATATTCCTGAATCAATTTACGATAGCTACGACATCATACAGGGCAAGCGATCGTCTCTGTCGGTAAACAACTCAGTGGCTTTCTTCGATAATACCACGGAAGCGCTTAACGACACCATGTTCCGCAAGGCGAAACAAAATATGGGGCTGATGATTGAAATTAGCGGGAGTGGGGCGTTAATTGAAGCAGAGCTGTTTTCAGAGGCTATCAACAGCCTGGACCCCAGGGCTCCTGGCTTCGATAAAAACTTTATGGTACAGCTACTGAGTCACAAGCGAGATGTGCGTACCATCTACTGGCCCAGCAGCGAGCTTTACGAGGAAAAGACTTCTGCAATTGAAGCACACAACCCACAGCGCTTGAGATGGTTTGGCGAGCAATACTACAATGCGCTGTACCATGGTAAAACACTGCTAAAAGCGGCCATTAATTACAGAAGAATGGCAGCATTTGACTATATTATCACACTTTGGAGGCCGCCAAGGTCTGTCCAGGTGGTCATCGCTCCTATGGCAGCAGCTTTGGAAATTGGCTGGTATGCTTACTTTGGTAGCTGGCCATTGTATTTGCCATTGTTTACCGCCTCGGTAATCATTCTTGGACTAGCAGTGGCTTTGTTCCTTATTAGCCAGCAAGCATTAGGCACGGCATTGAAGCATGGACTTCAGCTACCTAAATTAGCGTTTAACAATATTTTCAATGCCGCCAAGAGTATTAAGAAGGAAAACCAGGGCAAATTTATTCATACTACCCACAAGCTTTAG